CAACAGCCGCGTGAACAGGCCGGTCCCCGCGCCGATATCCGCGACCCGTGCGTTCAGCAGCCCCAGGTCCCGCAGCCACGCGCCCAGCGCGTCCGGGTAACCGGGCCGGGCCTGCGCGTACACGTCGGCGCGGCCCAGGAACCGCGCCGGGTTCACCACACTGGAATCGGTCTGTTCGGGCGTCAGGTCAGACATACCCTCATCCTGCCATGGTGGCCCGCACGGCGCGGGAGCAACTGCACAGCTTCAGGCGGAGGTGTCCGGCGAGACCGGAGGTTTCTCCAGGCGAACCGGAGTGGCGCTGGCCGGGCGGGCAACGGCACCGGGCCGAGCAGGTTCACTGGGCCGCGCAGATTCACGGGGCCGCGCAGGTTCGCTGCCGCCACGCGCCCGCAGCGCCGGACGCCACGCGCTCGTCACGAAGTACACCAGCCCCGCCAGCAGACCCGTCACCAGCAGGAACCAAAGCAGACGCCCCAGCACGCCCGCCGCACCCACCACGAACGCCCCCACCCCGGTCAGCAACTGCCCGATCAGCCACACGGCCGCCAGCGCCGTCACCGCCAGGAGAATCACGCCCGCCAGGGCCAGCAGCAGTCGCGTCATGCCGCGCAGTCTAGCAAGCGGGCGGATGGCGGATGGCGGATGGCGGATGGCGGATGGCGGATGGCGGATGGCAGATGGCAGCGTGTGCGCGACCCGGCGGCTCCTGTCAAGCCCCTTCCTCTTCCCTGTGCCGTACCCTGTCGGGCGTGAGGATTGTCGAGACGGAGCTGCTGGTGGTCGGCGGCGGTGTGGCGGGCGCGTACGCGGCCCTGACGGCGCGCAGTTACGGGGCGGACGTGGTGCTGGCCTGCAAGACGCCGCTGACGGGCGGCTCGACCCGCTGGGCGCAGGGTGGCATTGCGGCGCCGCTGGCGGTGGGTGACGAGGACGCGCACGCGCTCGACACCCTGAAGGCCGGGCGGGGCCTGTGCGAACCGGAGACGGTGCAGGCGTTCGTGCGGGACGCCCGGTCGCACGTGGAGACGCTGCGGGACCTGGGCGTGACGTTCAGCGCGCACGTGACGCTGGAGGGCGGGCACAGCCGGGCCAGGATCCGGCACACGGGGGACTCGACGGGGCACTCGATCAGCCTGGCGCTGGCCGGGGCGCTCGGGGCGGCGCGGGGGCCGGCGCTGGGCGTGCTGGAGGGCGCGTTCGTGCGGAACCTGCGGGTGTCGGGGGGCGCGGTGGTGGGCGCGGACCTGCTCACGCCGGACGGGCCGGTGCAGGTGCGCGCCGGGGCGGTGCTGCTGGCGACCGGGGGCTTCGGGCGGCTGTACCCGGTGACGACCGCGCCGCCCGAGGGCACCGGGGACGGGCTGGGGCTGGCGTGGCAGGCGGGCGCGGCGCTGCGGGACCTGGAATTCGTGCAGTTCCACCCGACGGCCGTGGTGCGGGGCGGCGAGGCGTTCCTGGTGACGGAGGCCGCGCGCGGCGAGGGGGGGCGGTTGCTGAACGCGCGCGGCGAGCGGTTCATGGAGCGGTACGATCCGGCGCACGAACTCGCGCCGCGGGACGTGGTGGCGCGTGCCATCGCCGCCGAGATCGCCGCGACGGGCCGGGTGAACCTGGACCTGCGGCACCTGGGCGCGGCGTTCGTGCGCTCGCGCTTTCCGACGGTCACGGCGTCCCTGGCGCCGCTGGGACTGGACCTGGGCGCGGACCTCATTCCGGTACAGCCGGCGGTGCATTACACGATGGGCGGCGTGCAGACGGACGTGCAGGGCCGCACGGGCGTGCCGGGCCTGTACGCGGCGGGCGAGGTGGCGTCCAGCGGGCTGCACGGCGCGAACCGGCTGGCCAGCAACAGCCTGTCCGAGGGGCTGGTGTTCGGCGCGCGGGCGGCGCGGGCGGCCCTGGCGGTGCTGAAACCGGTGCCGGCGCGCACCGAGGCGCTCCTGGCCCCGCTGGTGGACCCCGCCTGCCTTCCCGCGCTGCGGGCACTGGTGGCGGGCGCGGCGGGGTTGCGGCGCGACGGGACGGCACTGCGGGCCGCACTGGACGCCTGGGCGTGGCCGACCACGGGCACCGAGTCCCGCGAGAGCCTGGAGGCCGGGCATCTGGCCCTGATCGGCGAGCGGGTGCTGCGGGCGGCGCTGGCGCGGGAGGAGTCGCGAGGCGGGCATCACCGGACGGACTTTCCGGGCGAGGCGGCGGGCGCGGTGCATTCCGTGCAGTCGCGCCTGCTGGGGGAAACGGTGGTGCGGGTGCCGGTGGGCGCGGCGGCACCGGCTGTGCTAGGGTCTTCCGCGTGAAATCCCGCACAACGTCACCTCTGGGGGCCGCCCCGTGCTGAGCCTCGACGAGCGCCTGCGCGCCGCCCTGGCCGAGGATATCGGCCGGGGGGACGCCACGACCCTCGCCACCATTCCCGCCTCGCAGGGCGCCACCGCCGAATTCCTGCTGAAGGAACCGGGCGTCCTGAGTGGCCTGGAGGTCGCCACGCGCGTCTTCGCGCTGGTGGACCCGGCTGTGAGCGTCACCTGGACCGCGCGGGACGGCGAGGCCCGCACGCGCGGCCCGATCGGCACGGTCAGCGGCGCGGCCCGCAGCCTCCTGACCGGCGAACGCCTCGCCCTGAACCTGATGCAGCGCCTGTCGGGCGTCGCCACGCAGACCCGCCGTTACGCCGACGCGCTGGGCGGCGGGCACACACGCCTGCTCGACACCCGCAAGACCACCCCGCTGTGGCGCGACCTGGAGAAACAGGCGGTGCGGCACGGCGGCGGCTTCAATCACCGCGCGGGCCTTGACGACGGCATCCTGATCAAGGACAACCACGTGGCCGCCGCCGGCAGCATCACGGAAGCCATCCGCCGCGCCCGCGACCACAGTTACCTGCTGAAGATCGAGTGCGAGGTGCCGGACCTCGCGGGCCTGGAGGAAGCCCTGCACGCCCGCGCCGACCGCGTGCTGCTGGACAACATGAGCGACGAACTGCTGGCCCAGGCCGTGGCGCTGCGTGACCGCCTCGCGCCGCACGTGACGCTGGAAGCCAGCGGCAACATGACCCTGTCCCGCCTGCCCCGCGTGGCGGCCAGCGGCGTGGACTTCGTGAGTGCCGGGGCGCTGACGCACTCGGCGCCCGCGCTGGACATCAGCCTGAACTTCATTCCCACCCCCGACCCCGCTGCACCCGAGGAACCGTCATGACCGACCTGCCCAACACCGCCCCCACCCCCCGCCCCGTCACGGAACGCCCCGACCCGGCCGGCACCCCGGTCGTGCCGCGCCCGCAGACGCCGCACCGCGACCTGCTGCAACTCGAAGTCCTGCCGGACGAGACGCAGATCCGCGCGGACATCGAACGCCTGCGCCGCGAGAAGAACGCCGTGATCATCGCGCACAACTACCAGCGGCCCGAGGTGCAGGGCATCGCCGATTACGTGGGCGACTCGCTGGGCCTGTCCCGGCAGGCCGCGAAGACCGACGCGGACGTGATCGTGTTCGCCGGCGTGCACTTCATGGCCGAAACCGCCGCCATCCTGAACCCGGACAAGACCGTGCTGCTGCCCGACCTGCGCGCCGGGTGCTCGCTGGCCGACACCGTCACCGCGCAGGGCATCCGCGACTGGAAAGCGCAGAACCCCGGCGGACTGGTCGTCACGTACGTGAACACCACCGCCGACGTGAAAGCCGAGAGCGACTACTGCTGCACCAGCGGAAACGCCGTGCAGATCGTGCAGAACCTCCCGGCAGACGTGCCGGTCCTGTTCGCGCCGGACCGCTTCCTGGCCGCGCACGTCATCCGCGAGACCGGCCGCGCCATGGACGTCTGGGACGGCGCCTGCCACGTGCACGAGGCCATCCGCCCCGAGGACGTGCAGGACCAGCAGGCCGCGTACCCGGACGCCGAACTGCTCATCCACCCCGAGTGCGGCTGCTCCACGAAAATCCTGGGCGCCCTGCCGGAGTTGCAGCTGTACTCCACCGAGGGCATGGTCCACCGCGCCCGCGAGAGCGCCGCGCAGGAATTCATCGTGGTCACCGAGACCGGCATGGTCACCCGCCTGGAACACGACGTGCCCGGCAAGACCTTCATTCCGGTCAGCCGCACCGCCTGCTGCGAGTACATGAAGATGATCACCCTGGAGAACATCCGCGACGCGCTGGCGAACCTGCAACCGCGCGTTACTGTCCCCGCCGACATCCGCGAGAAGGCCCTGGTGCCCATCGAACGCATGCTCGCCATCGGGTAAACCCGCAGCCGCAGACAAGCCCGCTCTGCCGCTCCGGTGGGCGGGCCTGTCCTGCTGGCGCCAGAGCATGCAAAGGGGGAGGCCCGGACGCCGCGTGTGCGGTCCGGGCCTCCCCTCTTTCTGCGGGTTATGCCTTGCGGGCTTTCATGTTCTCGATGATCTTGTCACCGAACTGGCTGGTCTTGACTTCGGTGGCGCCTTCCATGTTGCGGGCGAAGTCGTACGTGACGACGCGCTGCTGGATGGTGTCGTCCAGGCCCTTGAGGATCAGGTCGGCGGCCTCGGTCCAGCCCATGTAGCGCAGCATCATCTCGCCCGAGAGGATCACGGAGCTGGGGTTGATGACGTCCTTGCCGGCGTACTTGGGGGCGGTGCCGTGCGTGGCTTCGAAGATGGCGTGGCCGGTCACGTAGTTGATGTTCGCGCCGGGGGCGATGCCGATCCCGCCGACCTGAGCGGCCAGCGCG
The DNA window shown above is from Deinococcus sp. LM3 and carries:
- the nadC gene encoding carboxylating nicotinate-nucleotide diphosphorylase; its protein translation is MLSLDERLRAALAEDIGRGDATTLATIPASQGATAEFLLKEPGVLSGLEVATRVFALVDPAVSVTWTARDGEARTRGPIGTVSGAARSLLTGERLALNLMQRLSGVATQTRRYADALGGGHTRLLDTRKTTPLWRDLEKQAVRHGGGFNHRAGLDDGILIKDNHVAAAGSITEAIRRARDHSYLLKIECEVPDLAGLEEALHARADRVLLDNMSDELLAQAVALRDRLAPHVTLEASGNMTLSRLPRVAASGVDFVSAGALTHSAPALDISLNFIPTPDPAAPEEPS
- the nadA gene encoding quinolinate synthase NadA, with translation MTDLPNTAPTPRPVTERPDPAGTPVVPRPQTPHRDLLQLEVLPDETQIRADIERLRREKNAVIIAHNYQRPEVQGIADYVGDSLGLSRQAAKTDADVIVFAGVHFMAETAAILNPDKTVLLPDLRAGCSLADTVTAQGIRDWKAQNPGGLVVTYVNTTADVKAESDYCCTSGNAVQIVQNLPADVPVLFAPDRFLAAHVIRETGRAMDVWDGACHVHEAIRPEDVQDQQAAYPDAELLIHPECGCSTKILGALPELQLYSTEGMVHRARESAAQEFIVVTETGMVTRLEHDVPGKTFIPVSRTACCEYMKMITLENIRDALANLQPRVTVPADIREKALVPIERMLAIG
- the nadB gene encoding L-aspartate oxidase; this translates as MRIVETELLVVGGGVAGAYAALTARSYGADVVLACKTPLTGGSTRWAQGGIAAPLAVGDEDAHALDTLKAGRGLCEPETVQAFVRDARSHVETLRDLGVTFSAHVTLEGGHSRARIRHTGDSTGHSISLALAGALGAARGPALGVLEGAFVRNLRVSGGAVVGADLLTPDGPVQVRAGAVLLATGGFGRLYPVTTAPPEGTGDGLGLAWQAGAALRDLEFVQFHPTAVVRGGEAFLVTEAARGEGGRLLNARGERFMERYDPAHELAPRDVVARAIAAEIAATGRVNLDLRHLGAAFVRSRFPTVTASLAPLGLDLGADLIPVQPAVHYTMGGVQTDVQGRTGVPGLYAAGEVASSGLHGANRLASNSLSEGLVFGARAARAALAVLKPVPARTEALLAPLVDPACLPALRALVAGAAGLRRDGTALRAALDAWAWPTTGTESRESLEAGHLALIGERVLRAALAREESRGGHHRTDFPGEAAGAVHSVQSRLLGETVVRVPVGAAAPAVLGSSA